In the genome of Desulfobaccales bacterium, the window TCGTAGGTGAACTCTGAAGTTTTGCCATAAGGCCGCCGGCCCCCTGGGCCCGACGGGGTAGGCACCTCAGCGGCGGGGCAACCAGCACCTGCTTGACTCCCCGTTTTTATTATTCCATAATCTGGGACGTAGTAGACTCATATGATACGTGCCAGAGAACAGCAGGCCATCAGTCGCTGCCGGAAGCAGGTGCGTGCGCTCCAGTCTGAACGGGAGGCATTGGAAGCCAACCTCCTGAGCCGCGAGCCCTTGGTGGAAGGGTCTTTGGTAACCATACGCAAGGTCTGCGGCAAAGCCGGCTGCCGTTGCGCTACCTCCAAGAGAATGCGACACGGTCCCTTTCTTAGTCTTTCCATTTTACGCCGGGGCCAGACACGGAGGATTCACTTGCCCAAGCCATGGGAGGAGCAAGTGAGAGCGGGGGTAGAAAAAGCTCGTAGATACCGCAAGGCTCATCAACAGTGGCGAGATTTGGAAAGACGCATGGGGGTGTTGTGGAAGCAAGTGGAGCGATATCGCAAACACGTACCCTATGAGCCAAAGCAAAAAGGCCGCTAACGAGCAGCGGGCCAACGAACGCGCCCGCAAGCGCGGCCAGCGCAGCGCATCCCGCAAGAACCGCAGCTACCTGGCTTGGCGCCACCTGACCCGCGACCAGAAGGAGGTGGCCAAGCGGATCATGGCCGGGGACTACCGGACGATCGATTGGGCGGGATGGGGATTCTTGGACAAGTTCGTGATCTTCCTCAAGACGATCGGGTTCCTGGAGTGTCTGGACGTAGCCGGGGAAGGATACGTCCGGCGGATGATCACCATCGCGAAGCTGCTGTTGACCTACCAGATAAAGATCCTCATGGGAATCGGCTCGATGAACCAAGTGCCGCAATTGCTCTTTGGTGACATCGGGTTGCTGATGATGCTGGGGTATACGGCCGAGCAGATCAAGAATGGGCACTGCAACAGGGGCAAGGGAAAGAAGACGGGCCCGATGCACAAGGACACCCTGGCCGACGCGCTGGACCGGTTTTCACCGGTTGAGATCGAGCACATCCTCAACAGCGGGGTCAAGTTGCTGGCGAAGGAGGGTTTCATCAAGGACTCGACTTATCTGATGGACGCCACGGACCTGCCGACGACCGAGAAATGCCTGGGCGCGGGCCGCAGGACGGTCACAAAGCAGGTCGTAGGGCGCGACAAGGAAACGGGGGAGAAGCGGATCGTCGAGGTCCTTGAAACCACCCACGGGTTCAAGCTGCATATTCTACGCGGCCTGGACTCGCGCATCGTGGTGGCGGCCAAGGTAACACAGATTCAGGAGTCCGAGAAAAATTGGACTATGCCCTTGATCCACCAGGCGACGGAGAACCTCGGTGGGAGAAAGATACGGCTTCTACTCATCGATCGGGGGTATATCGATGGTCTGACCCTCTGGACATTGAAGTACGAACTTGGGATCGACTGGATCATCCCGGTGCGCACGGACATGGCGGTCACCAAGGACGCCCGGGGGATGCGGGATACGGAAGACCCCAAGAGGATATTCCGGGCCCAGCGCGAGGGTCTGAAGGTCGTGGGGTTCAAGGACTTGCGTAGCTACGACCAATACGGCGACGCGGCCCATCAGCAAAAGAACGCCCAGGCCAAGGATTTCAAGGCCAACCCCATCAACGCGGTCATGGTCACGCACTGGGGCACGAAAGAGTATCCCCCTGGCAAAGAGAAGGTGTTCCTGACGAGCCTGGCCGTATCCGATCCGCTGAAGATCATCGACAAGTACGATCTACGGAGCTTGATCGAGAACACGACGTTCCGGGAACTCAAGCAGGGCTGGCTCATCAACAAGATCCCGAAGAAGACGGAACGCGCCGTCACAGCGCATGCGCTCCTGACGTTGTGCATGTACAATTTCACCAACGCCTATCGAACCGATAAAGGCCAAGACCTTGCCGAGCAAGGGTTCCGACGGCATCGGCTGAAGACTTTCGCCCAGACGAGGAC includes:
- a CDS encoding DUF6788 family protein, whose amino-acid sequence is MIRAREQQAISRCRKQVRALQSEREALEANLLSREPLVEGSLVTIRKVCGKAGCRCATSKRMRHGPFLSLSILRRGQTRRIHLPKPWEEQVRAGVEKARRYRKAHQQWRDLERRMGVLWKQVERYRKHVPYEPKQKGR
- a CDS encoding transposase; amino-acid sequence: MSQSKKAANEQRANERARKRGQRSASRKNRSYLAWRHLTRDQKEVAKRIMAGDYRTIDWAGWGFLDKFVIFLKTIGFLECLDVAGEGYVRRMITIAKLLLTYQIKILMGIGSMNQVPQLLFGDIGLLMMLGYTAEQIKNGHCNRGKGKKTGPMHKDTLADALDRFSPVEIEHILNSGVKLLAKEGFIKDSTYLMDATDLPTTEKCLGAGRRTVTKQVVGRDKETGEKRIVEVLETTHGFKLHILRGLDSRIVVAAKVTQIQESEKNWTMPLIHQATENLGGRKIRLLLIDRGYIDGLTLWTLKYELGIDWIIPVRTDMAVTKDARGMRDTEDPKRIFRAQREGLKVVGFKDLRSYDQYGDAAHQQKNAQAKDFKANPINAVMVTHWGTKEYPPGKEKVFLTSLAVSDPLKIIDKYDLRSLIENTTFRELKQGWLINKIPKKTERAVTAHALLTLCMYNFTNAYRTDKGQDLAEQGFRRHRLKTFAQTRTKVVVMTEEHFGIFDLEELAILWGKPPKSFRPFSDVDPEAFKKEHGIE